From a single Brassica oleracea var. oleracea cultivar TO1000 chromosome C5, BOL, whole genome shotgun sequence genomic region:
- the LOC106293024 gene encoding acyl-coenzyme A thioesterase 13-like encodes MNLELVKQYLEGDKKDEDESKVANLPPRFIERFVAKGIKVDLIEPGRIVCSMKVQPHLLNAGSFLHGGATATLVDLIGSAAIFTTGVSSSGVSVEINVSYLDSAFLDEEIEIESKALRVGKAVAVVSVELRKKKDGKLIAQGRHTKYLAPRSKL; translated from the exons ATGAACCTCGAATTGGTGAAGCAGTATCTTGAAGGAGATAAGAAAGATGAAGACGAATCGAAAGTAGCGAATCTACCACCGAGATTCATCGAGAGATTCGTGGCGAAAGGAATCAAAGTAGATCTCATCGAGCCTGGTCGAATCGTCTGCTCCATGAAAGTCCAACCTCATCTCCTG AACGCAGGCAGTTTCTTACACGGCGGAGCAACGGCGACTCTGGTGGACTTGATAGGATCGGCTGCGATTTTCACAACCGGAGTTTCGAGCTCGGGTGTGTCAGTGGAGATCAATGTTTCTTACCTCGATTCTGCTTTCCTTGAC GAGGAGATAGAGATTGAGTCCAAGGCTCTGCGTGTGGGTAAAGCTGTAGCAGTTGTGAGTGTTGAGCTGAGGAAGAAGAAGGATGGTAAGCTTATAGCTCAAGGTCGCCATACTAAGTACCTTGCTCCCCGTTCCAAGCTTTGA